The following proteins are co-located in the Spirosoma montaniterrae genome:
- a CDS encoding 3-keto-disaccharide hydrolase: protein MNKFRISFAGLLAVAFLLNSLSVEANPTPLKPKKGKWESLFDGKTLTGWHNYLKAGQPVSDKWTVDNGAIHYAGGRGGGDIVSDKEYTNFELEIEWKIAEGGNSGIIYRVHEDPKFKATYQTGPEMQVLDNERHPDAKQGRDGNRTAGALYDLQKPITPNAAKPAGEWNKARLVVNNGRAEHYLNGKKIADYPTSGPEWDAMVAESKFKGWEGFGKYATGHIALQDHGDKVWYRNIRIREL, encoded by the coding sequence ATGAACAAATTTCGCATCTCATTTGCCGGTTTACTGGCCGTGGCTTTTTTACTCAACAGCCTATCCGTAGAGGCCAATCCAACACCTCTGAAGCCCAAAAAAGGGAAGTGGGAATCACTCTTCGACGGAAAAACCCTGACCGGCTGGCACAACTATCTCAAAGCCGGGCAACCCGTTTCCGACAAGTGGACGGTCGATAACGGGGCTATTCACTACGCTGGTGGCCGGGGCGGTGGCGACATCGTTTCCGACAAAGAATACACCAACTTTGAACTTGAAATTGAGTGGAAAATTGCTGAAGGCGGCAACAGCGGTATCATTTACCGCGTTCACGAAGACCCGAAATTCAAAGCCACCTACCAAACCGGCCCCGAAATGCAGGTCTTAGACAACGAACGCCATCCCGACGCCAAGCAGGGTCGCGATGGAAACCGCACTGCCGGAGCCTTGTACGATTTGCAAAAACCCATCACGCCCAATGCTGCCAAACCCGCCGGTGAGTGGAACAAAGCCCGGTTGGTAGTTAACAACGGTCGCGCCGAACACTATCTGAACGGCAAGAAAATAGCCGATTACCCGACCTCCGGCCCCGAATGGGACGCAATGGTAGCCGAAAGCAAGTTCAAAGGCTGGGAAGGTTTTGGTAAATACGCAACTGGTCATATCGCCCTGCAAGACCACGGCGACAAAGTCTGGTATCGCAACATTCGCATTCGGGAGCTGTAG
- a CDS encoding response regulator transcription factor encodes MPTRTILIDDHRLFNDGLSLVLRESADFVVVEQVYDSRRAFAACSQHAPDLVLVDFNMPHLDGLAVVEQLKQLPRPCKVVVISMYAEKREIARFNALNVAGYIAKTVAADRLLSLLRQIMQGQYVIETDTGQNPAQSPADTFRVKYGLTKREIEILKRVKQGLTTEQIADVLSLSYFTVQTHRKNISQKLPFDTKKDFYDFLETLD; translated from the coding sequence ATGCCGACCCGAACCATTCTTATTGACGACCACCGGCTGTTCAACGACGGGTTGAGTTTAGTGCTGCGCGAGTCAGCCGATTTTGTGGTTGTTGAACAGGTCTATGACAGCCGCCGGGCGTTTGCAGCCTGTAGTCAACACGCCCCCGACCTGGTACTGGTCGATTTTAATATGCCGCACCTCGACGGTCTGGCGGTGGTAGAGCAATTGAAGCAACTCCCCAGGCCCTGCAAGGTTGTGGTCATCAGCATGTATGCCGAAAAGCGTGAAATTGCCCGGTTCAACGCCCTGAATGTAGCGGGCTACATCGCCAAAACCGTTGCCGCCGACCGCCTGCTGTCTTTGCTGCGGCAGATAATGCAAGGCCAATACGTTATTGAAACCGATACCGGGCAAAACCCTGCCCAGTCTCCTGCCGACACGTTTCGGGTGAAATACGGGCTGACCAAACGCGAAATCGAGATTCTGAAACGGGTGAAACAGGGACTAACCACCGAGCAGATTGCCGATGTACTAAGTTTGAGCTACTTCACCGTGCAGACTCATCGTAAAAACATTAGTCAGAAATTACCGTTCGATACCAAAAAAGACTTTTACGATTTTCTGGAGACGCTGGACTGA
- a CDS encoding hydroxypyruvate isomerase family protein has protein sequence MFRRHALKTITGTALTLPALTQSFAETMTTSTADAAAPALKGNINHSVCRWCYSKIPLEDLCKAAKDIGIKSIELTGPSEWPVLKKYGLTSALPQGAGLGIERGFNDPKLHDELVASYEAVFPKLKEAGLNTIICFSGNRRGMSDEEGAKNCATGLKRLMPSAEKYGITIIMELLNSKVDHKDYMCDHTAWGVDMCKQVGSPNIKLLYDIYHMQIMEGDIIRTIRQHKDYIGHYHTGGNPGRNEIDNTQEIYYPAVMKAIVETGFKGYVAQEFIPKRDPLTSLKEAVLLCDV, from the coding sequence ATGTTCCGCCGACACGCACTCAAGACCATAACCGGCACAGCCCTGACGCTGCCTGCCCTTACGCAATCATTTGCTGAAACTATGACCACGTCAACCGCCGATGCCGCAGCCCCGGCCCTGAAAGGTAATATCAACCATTCGGTATGCCGGTGGTGCTACAGCAAAATTCCGCTCGAAGACCTCTGCAAAGCGGCCAAAGACATCGGTATTAAATCTATCGAACTGACCGGCCCCAGCGAATGGCCTGTCTTGAAAAAATACGGCCTGACGTCGGCTCTGCCGCAGGGGGCAGGTTTGGGCATCGAACGCGGTTTCAACGATCCCAAACTGCACGATGAGTTGGTTGCCAGCTACGAGGCCGTTTTCCCAAAACTGAAAGAGGCCGGGCTGAATACTATAATCTGCTTTTCGGGCAACCGACGCGGCATGAGCGATGAAGAAGGAGCTAAAAATTGCGCTACTGGCCTGAAACGCCTGATGCCGAGTGCTGAAAAATACGGCATTACCATCATAATGGAATTGCTCAACAGCAAGGTCGATCACAAAGATTACATGTGCGATCACACGGCCTGGGGCGTGGATATGTGTAAACAGGTCGGTTCGCCGAACATTAAACTGCTCTATGACATCTATCATATGCAGATTATGGAGGGCGACATCATCCGCACCATCCGGCAGCACAAAGATTATATCGGCCATTACCATACGGGCGGCAACCCCGGACGTAACGAAATCGACAACACACAGGAGATTTATTACCCCGCCGTAATGAAGGCCATTGTTGAAACCGGCTTTAAGGGCTACGTAGCGCAGGAGTTCATCCCCAAACGTGACCCGCTCACGAGCCTGAAAGAGGCCGTGTTGCTATGTGATGTGTAA
- a CDS encoding glycosyl transferase translates to MKVAGFTFIRNAVQFDYPIVEAITSVLPLCDEFVVAVGNSDDDTLALIETIPSDKIRIIHTVWDESARLGGRVLAQETDKALAAVSPDVDWAFYIQGDEVLHEHYLPVVREAMQTHLNDKSVDGLLFNYLHFYGSYSYVGDSRQWYRREIRVIRNTGNVLSYKDAQGFRTRDGQKLRVKLIDAWIYHYGWVKPPETQKKRLKNANHFWNDANTIDKAHATVDAFDYSKIDSLAHFSGTHPAVMQPRVDRLNWPFSFDTRQKKYSPRVALLTFIEKLTGWRIGEYKNYKRI, encoded by the coding sequence ATGAAAGTAGCTGGTTTTACGTTTATCCGAAACGCCGTTCAGTTCGATTACCCGATTGTTGAAGCCATCACGTCGGTGCTGCCCCTTTGCGATGAGTTTGTCGTGGCCGTGGGCAACTCCGACGACGATACGCTGGCCCTGATCGAAACCATTCCGTCCGACAAAATCCGAATCATCCATACCGTTTGGGACGAATCGGCGCGGCTGGGCGGGCGCGTACTGGCGCAGGAAACCGACAAAGCCCTTGCCGCCGTATCGCCCGATGTCGACTGGGCTTTTTACATTCAGGGCGACGAAGTGTTGCACGAGCACTACCTGCCCGTTGTGCGCGAGGCCATGCAAACGCACCTGAACGACAAAAGCGTAGACGGTCTGTTGTTCAACTACTTACATTTCTACGGCTCGTACAGCTACGTGGGCGATTCGAGGCAGTGGTATCGGCGCGAAATTCGGGTTATTCGGAATACGGGCAACGTACTGTCGTACAAAGACGCGCAGGGTTTTCGCACCCGCGACGGGCAGAAACTACGGGTAAAATTGATTGACGCCTGGATTTATCATTACGGCTGGGTAAAACCGCCCGAAACGCAGAAGAAACGGCTCAAAAATGCCAACCACTTCTGGAACGACGCCAACACCATCGATAAAGCCCACGCCACCGTCGATGCGTTCGATTACAGCAAAATCGACTCGCTGGCGCACTTCAGCGGCACCCACCCCGCCGTAATGCAACCCCGCGTCGACCGGCTGAACTGGCCGTTTTCGTTCGACACGCGCCAAAAAAAATACTCCCCCCGCGTTGCCCTGTTAACCTTCATCGAAAAGCTAACCGGCTGGCGCATTGGAGAGTATAAAAATTATAAGCGAATTTGA
- a CDS encoding GMC oxidoreductase, producing MNFNIDATAQNTYDAIVIGSGISGGWAAKELTQKGLRTLVLERGRPIEHVTDYPTTMSNPWEMQHRGRYPLEKVQANPINSKTGYAFNEYSGHFFVNEKDHPFQQIKPFDWTRGYQVGGKSLLWARWTQRWAPFNFTDNLTDGHGVDWPIRYEDLAPWYSYVEKFAGISGNKDGLSTLPDGEFLPPFEMFCLEKHARDVWKKTHPDRHLIISRTANLSKAQPVHTALGRADCQARNWCARGCLFGAYFSSNSATLPAAAKTGKLTIRPFSTVHSIIYDEKKGKATGVRVIDTNTKQMTDYFARIVFVNAATLNSTLILLNSTSSRFPNGLGNDSGALGHYLMDHNYRGRVGGVYEGREFDDMYYYGRRPTGVYVPRFRNVLSDKRPDYVRGFAYAGGAGRESWGRGNGIEGFGAEFKEALTRPGQWTMSLTAMGEMLPRYENFVKLNHDKKDQWGMPTLDIDCAWGENEDKMTADAIEQAKQMLESAGVKVTFAFDNHQNPGLAIHEMGTARMGRDPKTSVLNNHNQVWGAKNVFVTDGASMTSSACQNPSLTYMALTARAADFAVKEMKRGSL from the coding sequence ATGAACTTCAACATCGACGCTACGGCCCAAAACACGTATGACGCCATCGTAATTGGATCGGGCATATCGGGCGGCTGGGCCGCAAAAGAACTGACACAGAAAGGTTTACGAACACTGGTACTGGAGCGCGGACGGCCCATCGAGCACGTAACGGATTACCCCACTACCATGTCGAACCCGTGGGAGATGCAGCACCGGGGCCGCTATCCGCTCGAAAAAGTACAGGCAAACCCGATCAACAGCAAAACCGGCTACGCCTTCAACGAATATTCGGGCCATTTTTTCGTCAACGAAAAAGACCACCCGTTTCAGCAAATTAAGCCGTTCGACTGGACACGGGGCTATCAGGTCGGTGGCAAATCGCTGCTGTGGGCGCGGTGGACGCAACGCTGGGCACCATTCAATTTTACTGATAACCTGACCGACGGTCACGGCGTCGATTGGCCGATTCGCTACGAAGACCTCGCTCCGTGGTACAGCTATGTGGAAAAATTTGCTGGTATTTCGGGCAATAAAGATGGCCTGAGTACCCTGCCCGATGGTGAGTTTCTGCCGCCCTTCGAGATGTTTTGTCTTGAAAAACACGCCCGCGACGTCTGGAAAAAAACGCATCCCGACCGGCATCTGATTATCAGCCGCACCGCCAACCTCTCGAAAGCGCAGCCGGTGCATACGGCACTGGGGCGGGCTGATTGTCAGGCCCGCAACTGGTGTGCAAGGGGGTGTTTATTTGGTGCCTATTTCAGCAGCAACTCGGCCACCCTGCCCGCTGCTGCCAAAACCGGAAAGCTCACCATCCGGCCTTTCTCTACCGTCCATTCTATTATTTACGACGAGAAAAAGGGCAAAGCTACGGGCGTTCGGGTAATTGACACGAACACGAAACAGATGACGGATTATTTTGCCCGTATCGTTTTCGTGAACGCGGCTACGCTCAACAGCACGCTTATTCTGCTCAATTCAACGTCGAGCCGCTTCCCGAATGGGCTGGGTAACGACAGCGGTGCGCTGGGTCATTACCTGATGGACCATAATTACCGGGGCCGCGTGGGGGGCGTGTATGAAGGCAGGGAGTTCGATGATATGTATTATTACGGGCGAAGGCCAACGGGCGTGTATGTGCCGCGTTTCCGTAATGTACTCAGTGATAAGCGACCCGATTATGTGCGCGGTTTTGCTTATGCAGGCGGGGCCGGGCGTGAAAGCTGGGGACGCGGCAATGGCATAGAGGGCTTCGGAGCCGAGTTTAAGGAAGCTCTCACCCGCCCCGGCCAATGGACGATGAGCCTGACGGCAATGGGCGAAATGCTGCCCCGCTACGAAAACTTCGTGAAGCTGAACCACGACAAAAAAGACCAGTGGGGTATGCCCACACTCGACATTGACTGTGCCTGGGGTGAAAACGAAGACAAAATGACCGCCGACGCCATCGAGCAGGCCAAACAGATGCTTGAATCGGCTGGCGTAAAAGTCACGTTTGCGTTCGATAACCACCAGAATCCTGGCCTTGCCATTCACGAAATGGGCACTGCCCGCATGGGCCGCGACCCCAAAACGTCTGTACTGAACAATCATAATCAGGTGTGGGGGGCTAAAAATGTATTCGTCACCGATGGGGCCAGTATGACCTCCTCGGCCTGCCAGAACCCGTCATTGACCTACATGGCCCTTACCGCCAGAGCCGCCGATTTCGCCGTGAAAGAAATGAAACGCGGGAGTTTATAG
- a CDS encoding ATP-binding protein, which translates to MSMPKFSLTVGLSLYGVGLVVLTLLDVFSSSSLLNLDGFGYSLTDSFSHTSLNNRVLIAPAFRLVPGESLTSLQGRIRQSFVPNRNGHVIAHGHSSAVPEGWVYFRLDNASDTSKNVVLSMPQHRCSRATLFLERTGPSMANRLDSIATLLNDTPLANRFFLSYRHAFPITLSPGQQVGVLLRTNAYVGYHEFDLKLSSRHSFLNDTLSDIIREWLIIFTCLIIGIISLFIGVAAPSPLMSTFGFMMLMITLQVSFFYGYLSPLPYPESTSFTSITIGTNIKLLLDITVQLFIYQAIKPIIREFRWYKPVMWTLIGICSVCILLHLLPPHFYAYTKLPINRIMTGMSLVNLIWIGYFSFVAYRRAGIVYIGLFFLLLMGDVIVKQLSELIQGNDVSLLKYPAQNPLLLIAMLTYLIASQFRRELVTKQRLQKQVSTTRQHMDTLRREEIERIGRDLHDQVGNTLASALGYITSTQQNSDKPHQLIRDAITELRFLSHNLVKDDDRPLTEKVETLVSRFNDFAPIRFIFQDYTEKKANSLPQIQQQSIYGILQELLTNTVRHSGASVAYVQFFCDDQFIEVVVEDDGAGFDLTAVQNTGIGLQNMFKRAELAQITLRFDPVPTGTSVFLSIPHNKRKKMS; encoded by the coding sequence ATGTCTATGCCCAAATTTAGTTTAACAGTGGGGCTTAGCCTGTATGGAGTTGGGCTGGTGGTGTTAACGCTGCTGGACGTTTTTTCTTCTTCATCGTTACTAAACCTGGATGGATTTGGCTACAGCCTGACCGATTCATTCAGCCACACATCGCTTAACAACCGGGTGTTGATTGCACCGGCATTTCGGCTGGTGCCGGGCGAGTCGCTGACAAGTTTGCAGGGGCGTATCCGGCAGAGTTTTGTGCCAAATCGAAACGGGCATGTCATTGCTCATGGCCATTCGTCCGCAGTTCCCGAAGGCTGGGTTTACTTCAGGCTCGACAATGCATCCGACACATCGAAAAACGTTGTGTTGTCGATGCCACAGCATCGCTGCTCGCGGGCAACGCTGTTTCTGGAACGGACGGGGCCATCAATGGCCAACCGGCTCGATTCAATAGCCACGCTGCTGAACGATACTCCCCTGGCCAATCGGTTTTTTCTCAGTTATCGGCATGCTTTCCCCATCACGCTGTCGCCGGGCCAGCAGGTGGGCGTACTGCTCCGAACGAACGCATATGTGGGCTACCATGAGTTTGATCTCAAACTAAGCAGTCGGCACTCCTTTCTGAACGATACGCTCAGCGATATCATTCGGGAGTGGCTAATCATCTTTACCTGCCTGATCATCGGGATCATTTCGCTGTTCATTGGCGTTGCTGCGCCCAGCCCACTTATGAGCACATTCGGCTTCATGATGCTCATGATTACGTTGCAGGTCTCCTTTTTCTATGGCTACCTGAGTCCATTGCCCTATCCTGAATCGACTTCATTCACCAGCATTACCATTGGCACTAACATCAAGCTGTTGTTAGACATTACCGTTCAACTATTCATTTACCAGGCTATCAAGCCCATTATCCGGGAGTTTCGCTGGTACAAACCGGTCATGTGGACCCTCATCGGCATTTGCAGTGTCTGTATCCTGCTGCACCTGTTGCCGCCCCACTTTTACGCCTACACCAAGCTTCCCATCAACCGGATCATGACCGGCATGAGCCTTGTCAATCTGATATGGATTGGTTACTTCAGCTTTGTTGCCTACCGGCGGGCGGGTATTGTGTATATCGGCCTGTTTTTCCTGCTGCTCATGGGCGATGTGATAGTGAAGCAACTGAGTGAGCTGATTCAGGGAAATGATGTGTCGCTGCTGAAGTATCCGGCTCAGAACCCGCTGCTGCTAATAGCCATGCTCACCTACCTGATTGCGTCGCAGTTTCGACGGGAACTGGTGACTAAGCAGCGGCTGCAAAAACAGGTCTCGACAACCCGGCAACATATGGATACCCTGCGCCGGGAAGAAATTGAACGCATTGGACGCGACCTGCACGATCAGGTTGGCAATACGCTGGCTTCGGCGTTGGGGTATATTACCAGCACACAGCAAAACTCCGACAAACCTCATCAGCTTATCCGTGATGCCATTACGGAACTGCGTTTTCTGAGCCATAATCTGGTGAAAGACGACGACCGGCCCCTGACCGAAAAGGTAGAGACGCTGGTGAGCCGATTCAATGACTTTGCGCCCATTCGGTTTATTTTTCAGGATTATACTGAAAAAAAAGCCAACTCCCTGCCCCAAATTCAGCAGCAGAGCATTTATGGTATTCTACAGGAATTACTCACCAACACAGTCCGGCATTCGGGTGCGAGCGTAGCCTATGTACAGTTTTTCTGCGACGATCAATTCATTGAAGTAGTCGTAGAAGATGATGGAGCTGGTTTCGACCTGACCGCTGTCCAAAATACGGGTATTGGTCTGCAAAATATGTTTAAACGGGCTGAGCTGGCCCAGATTACCCTCCGCTTCGACCCGGTGCCTACGGGTACGAGTGTTTTCCTGAGCATTCCCCACAATAAGCGTAAAAAAATGAGCTGA
- a CDS encoding PQQ-dependent sugar dehydrogenase — MKLFQLSAMLGSMALLSLLTACEKDEPVKLQVPERNDQPTTAQVTGSVFEPALVPATDERIAQLRVPSGFRITKFADGLGKPRMIAVSPSGQIYVSDRAAGTVTLLRDTNADGVADLKQVVANIRNAHGLTIRDGKLYIVAINELYSAPINSDGTLGQSQTLINNLPDAGQHPNRTIAFGPDGYLYITVGSTCNACAEPNVEHATILRANADGSNRIVFARGLRNTIGFGWHPQTGELWGFDHGIDWLGDEQQPEELNQIKQNSFYGWPYIYGDGNYNPHPRPMGDTTYAQILARTTLPVLLYEAHAAPLAMVFYTAPTSAAGAFSADYQNDAFVTMRGSWNRSQPSGYKVVHVNFENGKPVRATDFVTGFLVNNNQAQFGRPVGIATLPDGSLVFTEDNNGVMYRVSRQ; from the coding sequence ATGAAACTTTTCCAACTGAGTGCTATGCTCGGTAGCATGGCTTTGCTGTCGCTACTGACAGCCTGCGAAAAAGACGAGCCTGTAAAACTTCAGGTTCCTGAGAGAAACGACCAACCCACTACCGCGCAGGTAACGGGCAGCGTGTTTGAACCAGCCCTTGTGCCTGCCACCGACGAGCGAATTGCCCAGCTACGCGTACCGTCAGGGTTTCGGATTACTAAATTTGCCGACGGCCTGGGTAAACCACGGATGATTGCCGTTAGCCCGTCGGGGCAGATTTACGTGTCGGATCGCGCTGCGGGAACCGTAACGCTCCTGCGCGATACGAACGCCGACGGAGTAGCCGATCTGAAACAGGTAGTTGCCAATATCAGAAACGCGCATGGCCTTACTATCCGCGATGGTAAGCTGTACATTGTGGCAATCAACGAGTTGTATTCAGCTCCTATCAACAGCGACGGTACACTGGGGCAATCGCAAACGCTCATCAACAACTTGCCCGACGCCGGTCAGCACCCAAATCGAACCATTGCCTTTGGCCCAGATGGTTATCTCTACATCACGGTCGGCAGCACCTGCAATGCCTGCGCCGAACCCAACGTAGAACACGCCACCATACTGCGTGCCAACGCCGACGGCTCGAACCGGATTGTTTTTGCCCGTGGCTTACGTAACACTATCGGCTTTGGCTGGCACCCACAAACCGGCGAACTTTGGGGCTTCGATCACGGCATCGACTGGCTTGGCGACGAACAGCAGCCGGAAGAACTGAACCAGATTAAGCAGAACAGCTTTTACGGCTGGCCGTACATCTACGGCGATGGCAACTATAACCCGCACCCACGTCCGATGGGCGATACTACCTACGCACAGATTCTGGCCCGCACTACCCTGCCCGTTTTGCTTTACGAGGCCCATGCGGCCCCGCTTGCGATGGTCTTCTACACAGCCCCAACGTCGGCAGCAGGCGCGTTTTCGGCTGATTACCAAAACGATGCCTTCGTTACCATGCGTGGCTCCTGGAACCGCTCGCAACCGTCGGGTTATAAAGTCGTGCATGTGAATTTCGAGAACGGCAAACCCGTTCGGGCTACTGATTTTGTAACTGGCTTTCTGGTCAACAACAATCAGGCGCAGTTTGGCCGTCCGGTAGGCATTGCTACCCTGCCCGATGGATCGCTGGTATTCACGGAAGATAACAACGGCGTGATGTACCGCGTTAGTCGGCAATAA
- a CDS encoding LytR/AlgR family response regulator transcription factor, translating to MVVSNSSPSLLLYLGRDRGRERRPLSALCYAQSELNYTWLVWADGDRLLVPRSLSYFMPCLPASDFVRLHRGYIVNRRFVAGVERGLADQRLMSLTTGEQLPISRRQWMLVRAWLSQPAN from the coding sequence ATGGTTGTCTCCAATAGTTCGCCAAGCCTGCTACTCTACCTGGGGCGTGACCGTGGGCGCGAACGTCGCCCGCTGTCAGCGTTGTGTTATGCCCAGTCGGAACTGAACTATACCTGGCTGGTATGGGCTGATGGAGATCGGCTGCTGGTGCCGCGTTCGCTGAGCTATTTCATGCCCTGTCTGCCCGCCAGCGACTTTGTGCGGCTGCATCGGGGGTACATTGTTAACCGGCGTTTTGTGGCCGGGGTCGAGCGCGGGCTTGCCGATCAGCGTTTGATGTCTCTGACCACGGGCGAGCAACTACCCATCTCGCGTCGGCAGTGGATGCTGGTGCGGGCGTGGCTGTCGCAACCGGCAAATTGA
- a CDS encoding GMC oxidoreductase yields MSTQRYDAIVVGSGITGGWAAKELTQKGLRVLLLERGRLVEHVKDYPTANWNPWEVPRLGRDTQAVLQDYPIQSNNYAFGPATQQFYVKDTESPYTQKQPFWWIRGYQTGGKSLLWGRATYRWSDLDFTANARDGYGTDWPIRYTDLAPWYSYVERYVGISGSKENLPQLPDSEFLPPFELNCVEKHMKGKLEAAFPERRMTIQRVAHLTTAHRGRGLCQARSLCERGCPYGGYFSSVSATIPDAQRTGRLTLRPNSIVTEVLFDPKTQRATGVRVLDAETRQWHEFSARLLFLNAGTLNTTWLLLNSTSNRFPNGFGNDSGVLGHYLMDHQKNIGAWGTVDGFLDKYHYGRRPTDCIIPRFRNVSPATSRTDFLRGYTSYGGASRAGWGRVLNQPGFGADLKEQATQPGPWSAGLRAYGECLPYFDNQVMLNRQLTDAWGLPTLTIDARFRENEAAMRKDMGTTSAEMLEAMGVKNVQIRDDVNVLGFSIHEMGTARMGRDPKTSMLNSHNQLHAAKNVFITDGSCMASSASQNPSLTYMALTARAADFAGKEMKRGNL; encoded by the coding sequence ATGAGTACCCAACGTTATGACGCCATCGTTGTTGGCTCCGGCATTACGGGCGGCTGGGCAGCGAAAGAGCTGACACAGAAGGGACTGCGCGTACTCCTGCTCGAACGGGGGCGGCTGGTAGAACACGTCAAAGACTACCCGACCGCCAACTGGAATCCGTGGGAAGTGCCCCGTTTAGGTCGCGATACGCAGGCGGTTTTGCAGGATTACCCGATTCAGAGCAACAACTATGCATTCGGCCCGGCCACACAACAGTTTTACGTAAAGGATACAGAGTCGCCATACACGCAGAAACAGCCGTTCTGGTGGATACGTGGCTACCAGACTGGCGGTAAATCACTGCTGTGGGGCCGGGCTACTTACCGTTGGAGCGACCTCGACTTTACGGCCAACGCCCGCGATGGTTATGGCACCGACTGGCCCATCCGCTACACCGACCTCGCGCCCTGGTATAGCTACGTTGAACGCTACGTGGGCATCAGCGGCTCCAAAGAAAACCTGCCCCAACTGCCCGACAGCGAGTTTCTGCCGCCTTTTGAGCTGAACTGCGTGGAGAAGCACATGAAGGGCAAACTCGAAGCGGCTTTTCCCGAACGGCGCATGACCATTCAGCGGGTGGCGCACCTGACCACGGCCCACCGGGGTCGCGGGCTGTGTCAGGCGCGAAGTTTGTGCGAGCGGGGATGCCCTTACGGCGGCTACTTCAGCAGCGTATCGGCCACAATTCCCGACGCTCAGCGCACGGGGCGGCTCACGCTGCGGCCTAATTCGATTGTTACTGAGGTGTTGTTTGATCCCAAAACTCAACGAGCGACGGGCGTGCGGGTGCTGGACGCTGAAACGCGGCAGTGGCACGAGTTTTCGGCCCGGCTGCTGTTTTTGAACGCCGGTACGCTGAATACCACCTGGTTGCTGCTCAACTCCACGTCTAACCGCTTCCCGAATGGCTTCGGCAACGACAGTGGCGTACTGGGCCATTACCTCATGGACCACCAGAAAAACATCGGTGCCTGGGGAACGGTCGATGGTTTTTTAGACAAATACCACTACGGCCGCCGACCCACCGACTGCATCATTCCGCGTTTCCGCAACGTATCGCCCGCTACGTCCCGCACCGATTTTCTGCGCGGCTATACGTCCTACGGCGGAGCCAGTCGCGCCGGATGGGGCCGCGTGCTCAACCAACCCGGTTTCGGGGCTGACCTGAAAGAACAGGCCACGCAACCCGGCCCATGGTCGGCGGGGTTGCGTGCCTACGGCGAATGCCTGCCCTACTTCGACAATCAGGTGATGCTGAACCGGCAGCTAACCGACGCCTGGGGCCTGCCCACGCTGACCATCGACGCCCGTTTCCGTGAGAACGAAGCCGCCATGCGTAAGGACATGGGTACTACGTCGGCAGAAATGCTTGAAGCGATGGGCGTGAAGAACGTACAAATCCGAGATGACGTAAACGTATTAGGTTTCTCGATTCACGAAATGGGTACCGCCCGCATGGGCCGCGATCCGAAGACAAGTATGCTCAACAGCCACAATCAGCTTCACGCAGCCAAAAACGTATTCATCACCGACGGCTCATGCATGGCGTCGTCGGCCAGCCAAAACCCCTCGCTGACGTACATGGCTCTCACCGCCCGTGCCGCCGATTTTGCCGGAAAAGAGATGAAACGGGGGAACCTTTAA